The Engraulis encrasicolus isolate BLACKSEA-1 unplaced genomic scaffold, IST_EnEncr_1.0 scaffold_59_np1212, whole genome shotgun sequence nucleotide sequence tGAGTCGAACTTGACTTGTCTGAATAACCTGAAAAGAAATCTCAAGAAGAAGTACCAGAATGTGTTTGAAGGAATAGCCAAACATGGAAGCTCTGTTCTGCTACAAAAGATCTACACAgacctctacatcacagagggaggaAGTGGGAATGTAAATGAGGAGCATGAGGTCAGGCAGATTGAATCCAAGTCCAAGAGTGTAGCTGAACAGGACAAACCAATCAAGATTGCTGACATCTTTAAACACTCACCTGGTCAGGACAAACCAAACAGAAGAGTTCTCACAAAGGGTGTGGCTGGCATTGGCAAAACCATCTCTGTGCACAAGTACATCCTGGATTGGGCTGAGGGAAATGACAACAAAGAGATCCATTTCATCTTCCCACTGTGCTTTAGGGAGCTCAACCTCATGAGACACAAGACATTCTCTTTGATGGATCTTCTTTACTGCTTCTTCCCAGAGCTTAAACAGCTAACCATTGACATCCAGCATAAATTCAAAGTGTTGTttgtctttgatggtctggatgagtgtcgacTCCAACTAAACTTTCAGACAACTGAAAGTTTGAGTGACACAAAAGTTGTCCAATCAATGGATGTACTCTTGACAAATCTCATCAAGGGTAAtctcttcccctctgctctcaTCTGGATAACCTCTCGACCAGCGGCAGCCAGTCAAATTCCTCATGAGCACGTTGACCTGGTGACAGAAGTGCAAGGCTTCAATGACTTCCAAaaggaagagtacttcaggaagaggaTCAATGATGAGAGTCTTAGAAGCAGAATAGTTTCCCACATTAAATCAACAAGGAGCCTCAACATTATGTGCTACATGCCTGTGTTCTGTTGGATTGCTGCTACTGTTCTTGAGATGATTTGTCCCTTAGGACACACACAGATTCCAAAGACTTTGACGGAAATGTACACATATTTCCTTGTTTTTCAAACCAGACAGAAAAACACCAAATTTGACAATGTGCATGGCCTTGATCTACAATTGAATCATGAGCTGATCCTAAATCTGGGAAAGCTAGCCTACAAACAGTTAGAGAAGGGAAATCTAATATTTTATGAAGACGACCTCAGGGAGTGTGGCATTGATTTCAAAGAAGCAGCAGTGTACTCAGGAGTATGCAACCAGATCTTCCGCGAAGAATCTGGGATCTTTCTTGGGACAGTGTTCTCCTTTGTGCATCTCAGTATCCAGGAGTATCTTGCCGctctgtatgcatttctgaagatGGCATTTGGAAGGAAAGACATAATATCAACAGCCCCTCAAACGGCAGACTCCATGTTCACCTTGCATAAGAGTGCTGTGGACAAAGCTTTTGCTTTTGAAGATGGACGCTTTGACCTTTTCCTCCGTTTCCTTCTTGGCCTCTCTATGGAGTCAAACCAGTCTCTCCTGCATGGTCTGATCAATAGAGGACAGATGGGCATTATGGAGAAGATCAGGGCAGCTCTTGGCCAAGCTGGCCATCAAGGCCAACTGAAGAAATGGCAGATGGACAATGACAAAACAATCAGGTACATTAAGGAGAAGATACTGGATGTTTCCTCCTCAGAAAGAATGATTAACCTCTTCCACTGCCTGAATGAACTCAATGACCACTCCTTAGTGGAGGACATCCAGAGATACCTGCGTGCAGGAACACTGTCTGAAGCCCAGCTCTCACCTGGCCAGTGGTCAGCTctagtgtttgtgctgctgacatCAGACCAGAATCTGGACGTGTTTGACTTGAAGAAGTACGTCAGATCTGATGAAGCTCTCCTGAGGTTGACGCCAGTAGTAGAGGAATCCCACACAACTCTGTAAGTACAAAGTGGTCAACTGACTGGTTTAACAAATCATTATGTTAATTTAATTTGGCATGGCACTACTATGCAGTACATCCTTTTTTATTGGGGCTTATAGCCATTGGTTGCTGTTTCCCCCGTCAGGGTTGATAGCTGTGGGCTCACTGCACAGAGCTGCACAACACTAGCCTCCATCCTCGGCAAACAATCATCAAATCTCAGAAAACTGGATCTCAGTGGCAACTGCATTGGAGATGCTGGGATCAAGAAACTGTGTAGTGGCCTGAAGAACCTGAGATGTTCACTGGAGACCCTGAAGTGAGACGTTTTCACATTTTATACTTAATATTAAAACACACGTCTTAATTTCTTGACATATAATCCAGATGAATATGCATTTTGTTGAACACTGCTTAACAATACCGTATTTTGTGTATATTCTTTAAAGTTCCTTGACTGTGTAAACATTATTCATAAAAACTCAAGACAGTCACTGCTTccattacatactgtatacagtatgtcaatgAATGGTATTACAatgtacactaccgttcaaaagtttggccttcatttttccagttatttgtttgcaattcaagtcgcaaacatcttttaaatagcttgaaattgAATAacggaaagtactgaacagccacaggtgaaaaaaggtttgattacccataaaattgtttaaactggacagaagagtgaaatctaaccaagctttttcacccatttattacatagaaagagtgttttagtccatttttctacagacatatctttggtttatcagagaatgcatggaactattggaaagctcagtgtctgccctttccaatagtAGGTGTATGATATTTGTTGAGTTGTCATCTCGttcacaaattcaagtcaaagtatctgcatgattttctagccatcagaatgaacctacttatgaatgcacgatccattgtctcagcgatgttttagtgtgcaagccagtgccatacatcgttggaaagtgtagattctcctctttcaaatgatgtgtatatcatccggcattgtatggactgacaggagcagacatcaacttttgcatgcatggggctcatagagctcatgggcaattctggacctcatctcatcccgggaatgaatctgtagagtcgcgactggctattattaatgccaacggAGTCtaaactttgattagtacaccagactagacactgccttagtaaaggtacactttgtttagtcaaaagttagtgatacattttggtctattctatgcattgtctatacaagtaaatccattcaacagttactttttccaatatcaaattgcttatttgttgcatgcattaatttcagggaacaataactctatacactgattttatactagaactgaaattgaaaaggaataagcttaactgtcagaaagaagcattgtgggaggaaagtgtggtgaccccaaacttttgaccggtagtgtatatcATAGTCTACAGGAAAATGAAAAATGCAATATTTTTCCCTAAACGTATGAAACTTATAAATATCCATAGAAAGTGGCATATACAATTGTAAACAACGTTGAAAATCATTcagaaatatattttaaaacatccTTTGTTGCTGACATCATTTATGGAGGCTGATTTCACCACCTTGTCTCATGGTAACAGCCCATTTTTTAGAAAACATTTGTAGACCCACCTCAGCATGCTGTACCTGTGATGCAATATGTTTCAAGTGGAGATTTTTGTGATTGGTTTGATTTTGATCGTTATCTGTGAGCCAATCATTTAGTGGCATGAAGTGAAAACTTGACGTGTTTCCAAATAACTTTAAGTTCATAGTGCATATAGGTTTCACTTTCTTGTACGAGTGACAAAaacattcaagtaggcctacttcatgatattctaattgtGGGGAACTGTACCTGTCCAGTATTTAAAGGTGTGCTGTGTCAAATGGTAGTCAGATTAGATATTGCAActaaactatgctgcctattgccaaatgtgacgttttcattaatatttacaaagtaataaactaaggtgctgtttccacgtagctggatatttttatatgtggatattttttttctcctggttgcattagttttgcattggttttgaccttccgtttccacatagaagatatttaaaatccacGTATAAAAAGCAGGGAaaaaaacgcatttgttacaatggaggatttatttttatccacatgttgcgtttacacctaaacaggacaAAAAATACccagctaaaaaaatatcctgctacgtggcaCCACCTAATAGTTATTAGTATGACCACAGTATGTAGAGTGTTTCCCTCTTTCCATAAAAGTCCAGTTCTCACAGCCATAATGAATATATtggaatttgattgtggtggtatgtattcatggaaaaggtaacatctgTGAATGAGCAGAATtaattgtggaaataaactactaaaaatgttacacagtgcacctttaaatgtttaGTGGAACATTTTCTAAAATCATTTCAAGTTCCTGCATATTTTGTAGAATTCAGCATTTAGTGCAAGCTTTGCCTATTGCATTATTATTTTTGAAGTACCTGCAAACCTACTTGCCAAACTAAATTAGCCTATCATCATGTTAAACTCATATACTAAAATAAGCAAAGTAAATTCTCGAGCCCATATGTACTATAGATACAGCACTGTTACATGTATACATCTGCACAATTCACATGGACAAGCTATAGTTGTTAAGGTTGAGATCCAGACCATTTCACCTGTTCACATGTGCCTGAATGAAACCCTTTTTTTATTGGATGTTTTAAAACAGAGAGCATCCAGCAAATGTACATGAAATGGTATTGATGTCGATATTCATAATGTCTTTGGTGGCCCCAGTAGATGTGGGTTTAGAGAGAAGTCCAGTAATCAGAATGTTTTGCAGACAATTTGCAGCCCCGATAGTTATCTATCGCATGGCTTGGCAAATGGTTATTTACTACAGGAAGGTAAATTAGATTAAATCTCAAATTTCATGTCAATACTCTCATTGTCTCTTTAGACCTAGTTTCCACTGCAGTCTGATAATATAataacagagagaagagaatattCTTAGAATCGCTGGTAATAATAAACAACATTAGACAATAGGCCTTTGTTGTCTCTCTATTCTGTTAGAATTGCAATGTTATTAGTTGGCTATAGGGACAAGTAGAGTTTGAGAGGAGCTCAGTATGAACATGTTTGTCATCTTTCCAGACTGTCAGACTGCAGCATAAAAGGAAagggatatgctgctctggccacagctctcaaatcaaacccttcacacctggaggagctggacctgagaggaaatgaCCCTCGACATGCTGAACTGAAGCTCCTCACTGATTTACTGCAGGATCCTGCCTGTAAACTCAAGAGTCTGAGGCAAGAAAGAGCATTTCACACTTAGTGTACTAAATAATGGTTCCTGAATAGCAGTGATGCCATTGGTGAAGTCTCAGTTAATATTTATCTTTTGTTAGCCATTGTCACTTAACTAGTTCTCATATTTCTCATCCAATTATTTAAAAATGTctaataatgctgtgtgtgtgtggtgtgaatatTTTTCCCCTTGTACAGCATGTGAAGCATGTAGTAGCTTTCAGATGGGTCCACCGACAGGCTGTTCAGCTCAActgcatcatagcaacattgccatGAGTTTTATGTAACTGATCAGCTCATAACATTTTTTTGACAGGAAAAGTGACAACAAAGTCTCTGTGCAAAGGGATTAAGCACAGTCTAAATCATTGACAGGATGTTTAAGAACATGTTAACTTGGAAAAGTCTACAGTTATTATACATTTCTACTAAATCAGTTATAAGAAAAAATGAGATGCATgctgaagaagaaagaagatgCTGTGGCACAAACTAATGgggcctaaaaaaaataatgttttggttccggttgccgaccgaccctatcattttttgtgcgacccaaaatattttttttgagtttttggaatcctcaaaaaaatatcgatgttttttggagggttgttcatatagacaagacacaacacgtttcttcattcccataactcgccatctctcactttctacctgcctgcaagttactgaatttgcatcgcatgactatccacataggagcaacataagcgcgcgccacaagtgccgcccggcttgatattagaaaaccccaaatgtcactgcagagttgcgcacctatcgGTCACGTTGTTGGCTAATTATTAGGCTACAACaagctaattggtagtcgttgtagctcgtaagttttcaaataacttgcctcacagcgttcttgcagactaataggctacgatgtagtttgggaacctggcgaaaatgcctgtcaaatgataagtcaatcgccttacctcaacacctgacacggacacagcctgaccacctgcCTCGAAATGCATCACACAGAAAAtattatgagtatccacgatttttgagtGTATTGACATTGTCTCGTcgtattagaaaagggcttccattcagtcacgctgcatgttggacgagatgcataactcgttacaGCAATTATAAATTAGCACTGTATCAAGCACTGTAccttgtaattgtaaaataagttaatacgagAGAAGGGAAATATTTTGCCCACgtttccct carries:
- the LOC134444577 gene encoding protein NLRC3-like codes for the protein MRSDRSKDEPPRMAEERRDTGVSRAPSMRSDQSKDAPPRMAAERRDSGVSSAPSMRSDRSKDAPPRMAEERRDTGVSRAPSMRSDQSKDAPPRMTAERREQEMRCEQDTSDQDKQGGLHHIFEVLEEKIITFVKKELQRYKQILSPAYHETFEKISEDESDAREGVLQMTLHFLRKMELQDLADELHENESNLTCLNNLKRNLKKKYQNVFEGIAKHGSSVLLQKIYTDLYITEGGSGNVNEEHEVRQIESKSKSVAEQDKPIKIADIFKHSPGQDKPNRRVLTKGVAGIGKTISVHKYILDWAEGNDNKEIHFIFPLCFRELNLMRHKTFSLMDLLYCFFPELKQLTIDIQHKFKVLFVFDGLDECRLQLNFQTTESLSDTKVVQSMDVLLTNLIKGNLFPSALIWITSRPAAASQIPHEHVDLVTEVQGFNDFQKEEYFRKRINDESLRSRIVSHIKSTRSLNIMCYMPVFCWIAATVLEMICPLGHTQIPKTLTEMYTYFLVFQTRQKNTKFDNVHGLDLQLNHELILNLGKLAYKQLEKGNLIFYEDDLRECGIDFKEAAVYSGVCNQIFREESGIFLGTVFSFVHLSIQEYLAALYAFLKMAFGRKDIISTAPQTADSMFTLHKSAVDKAFAFEDGRFDLFLRFLLGLSMESNQSLLHGLINRGQMGIMEKIRAALGQAGHQGQLKKWQMDNDKTIRYIKEKILDVSSSERMINLFHCLNELNDHSLVEDIQRYLRAGTLSEAQLSPGQWSALVFVLLTSDQNLDVFDLKKYVRSDEALLRLTPVVEESHTTLVDSCGLTAQSCTTLASILGKQSSNLRKLDLSGNCIGDAGIKKLCSGLKNLRCSLETLKLSDCSIKGKGYAALATALKSNPSHLEELDLRGNDPRHAELKLLTDLLQDPACKLKSLRQERAFHT